In Pangasianodon hypophthalmus isolate fPanHyp1 chromosome 29, fPanHyp1.pri, whole genome shotgun sequence, one genomic interval encodes:
- the trim46b gene encoding tripartite motif-containing 46b isoform X1, producing the protein MAPKYQVKSNMKSMERELQCPVCKDIVKQPVVLPCQHSVCLLCASEVLVQSGYPQPELPPEPHSPASTPHTRSPRQAHRSVDRPLRPGFGTYPGRRRKEASTQIMLFPCVPCGRDVELGERGLVDCMRNLTLERIVERYRHTVSLGSVAVMCQFCKSPQTMEATKGCADCRASFCNECFKLYHPWGTPRAQHEHVQPTLNFRPKVLTCTEHDQEKLQFYCKTCQRLLCSLCKLRRAHAGHKIVPVSQAYQALKEKISKELNYILSNQATVLTQITQLENAITQTEVNSVAAREQLSQCVRELTALLSERQVILAQALENSRQRRSDALASQVAERRSLLEHAGLMAFTQELLKETDSACFVHAARQTYNRLAQSIESLQSFSLSADPSFRHFQLDVSRELKLLTDLNFIQAPLAPVIDTQRTLAYDQLFLCWRLPQESSPAWHYSVEYRRRGVVPGGGTRAGLRGGLAGARWGWQRLDEVSGTSAVINRLEMDSVYVLRVRGCNKAGFGEYSEEVYLHTPPAPVLNFYLDSRWGLHADRLVVSKEQRCARSVPGLSLLQAADRALTSCHLTADLLVGDVAVTQGRHYWACSVEPGSYLVKVGVGLESKLQEWFHLPQDMASPRYDPDSGHDSGAEDSSDSLPPFTFLTMGMGKIYLPASASAHQGTVNHRDISNGNSPSSPTGVTYPLPPRLGVCLDFEKSRVTFYDAHSLRPLWEGPVDCSAPVCPAFCFIGGGALQLQELVANRNADQTPVRRVTIQSRVTKLS; encoded by the exons ATGGCGCCCAAATACCAGGTGAAG TCTAACATGAAGAGCATGGAGCGGGAACTCCAGTGTCCAGTGTGTAAGGACATCGTGAAGCAGCCGGTGGTGCTTCCTTGCCAGCACagcgtgtgtttgctgtgtgcgTCTGAGGTGCTGGTGCAGAGCGGCTATCCTCAGCCCGAGCTGCCCCCGGAGCCCCACTCTCCCGCttccacaccacacacacgctcgcCGCGCCAGGCCCACCGGTCTGTAGATCGCCCATTGCGTCCTG GTTTTGGGACATATCCAGGGCGCAGGCGCAAGGAGGCCTCGACCCAGATCATGCTCTTCCCTTGTGTGCCCTGTGGTCGAGATGTGGAACTGGGTGAGAGAGGACTGGTGGACTGTATGAGGAACCTCACACTGGAGCGCATAGTGGAAAG GTACAGGCACACAGTAAGTCTGGGCAGCGTGGCAGTGATGTGTCAGTTCTGTAAGTCTCCTCAGACTATGGAGGCCACTAAAGGCTGTGCTGACTGCAGGGCGAGTTTCTGTAACGAGTGCTTTAAGCTCTACCACCCGTGGGGTACTCCGCGCGCCCAGCACGAGCATGTACAACCCACACTCAACTTCAGACCCAAG gtgTTGACATGCACAGAGCATGATCAGGAAAAGTTACAGTTCTACTGTAAAACGTGCCAAAGGCTCCTCTGCTCCCTCTGTAAGCTGCGTCGGGCTCATGCAGGTCACAAAATTGTGCCTGTTAGCCAGGCATACCAGGCACTCAAG gaaaaAATCAGCAAGGAGCTAAACTACATCCTCTCCAATCAGGCTACAGTCCTGACTCAAATCACACAGCTGGAGAATGCCATCACCCAGACTGAG gtgaacAGTGTAGCAGCCCGTGAACAgctctctcagtgtgtgaggGAGTTGACAGCTCTACTCTCAGAGCGGCAGGTCATCCTGGCTCAGGCCCTGGAAAACTCACGCCAGAGGCGGAGCGATGCTTTAGCCAGTCAGGTAGCAGAGAGGCGCAGCTTGTTGGAACATGCTGGCCTGATGGCATTTACCCAGGAGCTGCTGAAAGAGACAGATTCAGCCTGCTTTGTACATGCAGCCAGGCAAACATATAACAG gCTGGCCCAGTCTATTGAGTCCCTGcagagtttctctctctctgctgatcCCTCATTCAGACACTTTCAACTGGACGTCTCCAGAGAGCTTAAACTTCTCACTGACCTAAACTTTATTCAAG CCCCTTTAGCCCCTGTGATTGACACCCAGCGCACTCTGGCCTACGATCAGCTCTTCCTGTGCTGGCGACTGCCGCAGGAGTCCTCCCCCGCCTGGCACTATTCTGTGGAGTATCGTCGCCGGGGCGTGGTGCCAGGGGGCGGGACGAGAGCTGGCCTCCGCGGGGGGTTGGCTGGAGCCCGCTGGGGCTGGCAGCGATTAGACGAGGTGAGCGGGACCAGTGCTGTGATCAACAGGCTGGAGATGGACAGCGTGTACGTTCTCAGAGTGAGGGGCTGCAATAAAGCTGGTTTTGGAGAGTACAGCGAAGAAGTGTACTTACACACTCCACCAGCTCCAg TACTGAATTTCTATTTGGATTCACGTTGGGGTCTACATGCTGATAGACTAGTGGTGAGTAAAGAGCAGCGCTGTGCCCGCAGCGTGCCAGGCCTCTCTCTTCTGCAGGCAGCTGACCGAGCCCTAACTTCCTGTCACCTGACCGCTGACCTGCTGGTGGGTGATGTGGCCGTCACACAGGGCCGCCACTATTGGGCATGCTCAGTGGAGCCTGGCTCTTACTTAGTTAAG GTCGGTGTTGGTCTGGAGTCAAAGCTTCAGGAATGGTTCCATCTGCCACAAGACATGGCCAGCCCACG GTATGACCCTGACAGTGGCCATGACAGTGGGGCAGAAGATTCTTCAGACTCTCTGCCCCCTTTCACCTTCCTCACAATGGGCATGGGTAAGATCTACCTGCCCGCCTCTGCCAGTGCCCACCAAGGAACAGTCAATCACAGGGACATCTCTAACGGCAACAGCCCCTCCTCGCCGACCGGTGTCACTTACCCTCTTCCTCCTAGGCTGGGCGTGTGTCTGGACTTCGAGAAGAGCCGTGTCACCTTTTATGATGCTCATTCTCTGCGCCCGCTCTGGGAGGGTCCAGTCGACTGTTCTGCTCCCGTCTGTCCCGCGTTCTGCTTTATTGGAGGAGGGGCTTTGCAGCTGCAGGAGCTGGTGGCGAATCGCAACGCAGATCAAACACCTGTCAGAAGAGTCACCATCCAATCCCGTGTCACTAAACTGAGCTGA
- the trim46b gene encoding tripartite motif-containing 46b isoform X2, which produces MSNMKSMERELQCPVCKDIVKQPVVLPCQHSVCLLCASEVLVQSGYPQPELPPEPHSPASTPHTRSPRQAHRSVDRPLRPGFGTYPGRRRKEASTQIMLFPCVPCGRDVELGERGLVDCMRNLTLERIVERYRHTVSLGSVAVMCQFCKSPQTMEATKGCADCRASFCNECFKLYHPWGTPRAQHEHVQPTLNFRPKVLTCTEHDQEKLQFYCKTCQRLLCSLCKLRRAHAGHKIVPVSQAYQALKEKISKELNYILSNQATVLTQITQLENAITQTEVNSVAAREQLSQCVRELTALLSERQVILAQALENSRQRRSDALASQVAERRSLLEHAGLMAFTQELLKETDSACFVHAARQTYNRLAQSIESLQSFSLSADPSFRHFQLDVSRELKLLTDLNFIQAPLAPVIDTQRTLAYDQLFLCWRLPQESSPAWHYSVEYRRRGVVPGGGTRAGLRGGLAGARWGWQRLDEVSGTSAVINRLEMDSVYVLRVRGCNKAGFGEYSEEVYLHTPPAPVLNFYLDSRWGLHADRLVVSKEQRCARSVPGLSLLQAADRALTSCHLTADLLVGDVAVTQGRHYWACSVEPGSYLVKVGVGLESKLQEWFHLPQDMASPRYDPDSGHDSGAEDSSDSLPPFTFLTMGMGKIYLPASASAHQGTVNHRDISNGNSPSSPTGVTYPLPPRLGVCLDFEKSRVTFYDAHSLRPLWEGPVDCSAPVCPAFCFIGGGALQLQELVANRNADQTPVRRVTIQSRVTKLS; this is translated from the exons ATG TCTAACATGAAGAGCATGGAGCGGGAACTCCAGTGTCCAGTGTGTAAGGACATCGTGAAGCAGCCGGTGGTGCTTCCTTGCCAGCACagcgtgtgtttgctgtgtgcgTCTGAGGTGCTGGTGCAGAGCGGCTATCCTCAGCCCGAGCTGCCCCCGGAGCCCCACTCTCCCGCttccacaccacacacacgctcgcCGCGCCAGGCCCACCGGTCTGTAGATCGCCCATTGCGTCCTG GTTTTGGGACATATCCAGGGCGCAGGCGCAAGGAGGCCTCGACCCAGATCATGCTCTTCCCTTGTGTGCCCTGTGGTCGAGATGTGGAACTGGGTGAGAGAGGACTGGTGGACTGTATGAGGAACCTCACACTGGAGCGCATAGTGGAAAG GTACAGGCACACAGTAAGTCTGGGCAGCGTGGCAGTGATGTGTCAGTTCTGTAAGTCTCCTCAGACTATGGAGGCCACTAAAGGCTGTGCTGACTGCAGGGCGAGTTTCTGTAACGAGTGCTTTAAGCTCTACCACCCGTGGGGTACTCCGCGCGCCCAGCACGAGCATGTACAACCCACACTCAACTTCAGACCCAAG gtgTTGACATGCACAGAGCATGATCAGGAAAAGTTACAGTTCTACTGTAAAACGTGCCAAAGGCTCCTCTGCTCCCTCTGTAAGCTGCGTCGGGCTCATGCAGGTCACAAAATTGTGCCTGTTAGCCAGGCATACCAGGCACTCAAG gaaaaAATCAGCAAGGAGCTAAACTACATCCTCTCCAATCAGGCTACAGTCCTGACTCAAATCACACAGCTGGAGAATGCCATCACCCAGACTGAG gtgaacAGTGTAGCAGCCCGTGAACAgctctctcagtgtgtgaggGAGTTGACAGCTCTACTCTCAGAGCGGCAGGTCATCCTGGCTCAGGCCCTGGAAAACTCACGCCAGAGGCGGAGCGATGCTTTAGCCAGTCAGGTAGCAGAGAGGCGCAGCTTGTTGGAACATGCTGGCCTGATGGCATTTACCCAGGAGCTGCTGAAAGAGACAGATTCAGCCTGCTTTGTACATGCAGCCAGGCAAACATATAACAG gCTGGCCCAGTCTATTGAGTCCCTGcagagtttctctctctctgctgatcCCTCATTCAGACACTTTCAACTGGACGTCTCCAGAGAGCTTAAACTTCTCACTGACCTAAACTTTATTCAAG CCCCTTTAGCCCCTGTGATTGACACCCAGCGCACTCTGGCCTACGATCAGCTCTTCCTGTGCTGGCGACTGCCGCAGGAGTCCTCCCCCGCCTGGCACTATTCTGTGGAGTATCGTCGCCGGGGCGTGGTGCCAGGGGGCGGGACGAGAGCTGGCCTCCGCGGGGGGTTGGCTGGAGCCCGCTGGGGCTGGCAGCGATTAGACGAGGTGAGCGGGACCAGTGCTGTGATCAACAGGCTGGAGATGGACAGCGTGTACGTTCTCAGAGTGAGGGGCTGCAATAAAGCTGGTTTTGGAGAGTACAGCGAAGAAGTGTACTTACACACTCCACCAGCTCCAg TACTGAATTTCTATTTGGATTCACGTTGGGGTCTACATGCTGATAGACTAGTGGTGAGTAAAGAGCAGCGCTGTGCCCGCAGCGTGCCAGGCCTCTCTCTTCTGCAGGCAGCTGACCGAGCCCTAACTTCCTGTCACCTGACCGCTGACCTGCTGGTGGGTGATGTGGCCGTCACACAGGGCCGCCACTATTGGGCATGCTCAGTGGAGCCTGGCTCTTACTTAGTTAAG GTCGGTGTTGGTCTGGAGTCAAAGCTTCAGGAATGGTTCCATCTGCCACAAGACATGGCCAGCCCACG GTATGACCCTGACAGTGGCCATGACAGTGGGGCAGAAGATTCTTCAGACTCTCTGCCCCCTTTCACCTTCCTCACAATGGGCATGGGTAAGATCTACCTGCCCGCCTCTGCCAGTGCCCACCAAGGAACAGTCAATCACAGGGACATCTCTAACGGCAACAGCCCCTCCTCGCCGACCGGTGTCACTTACCCTCTTCCTCCTAGGCTGGGCGTGTGTCTGGACTTCGAGAAGAGCCGTGTCACCTTTTATGATGCTCATTCTCTGCGCCCGCTCTGGGAGGGTCCAGTCGACTGTTCTGCTCCCGTCTGTCCCGCGTTCTGCTTTATTGGAGGAGGGGCTTTGCAGCTGCAGGAGCTGGTGGCGAATCGCAACGCAGATCAAACACCTGTCAGAAGAGTCACCATCCAATCCCGTGTCACTAAACTGAGCTGA
- the trim46b gene encoding tripartite motif-containing 46b isoform X3, whose amino-acid sequence MAPKYQVKSNMKSMERELQCPVCKDIVKQPVVLPCQHSVCLLCASEVLVQSGYPQPELPPEPHSPASTPHTRSPRQAHRSVDRPLRPGFGTYPGRRRKEASTQIMLFPCVPCGRDVELGERGLVDCMRNLTLERIVERYRHTVSLGSVAVMCQFCKSPQTMEATKGCADCRASFCNECFKLYHPWGTPRAQHEHVQPTLNFRPKVLTCTEHDQEKLQFYCKTCQRLLCSLCKLRRAHAGHKIVPVSQAYQALKEKISKELNYILSNQATVLTQITQLENAITQTEVNSVAAREQLSQCVRELTALLSERQVILAQALENSRQRRSDALASQVAERRSLLEHAGLMAFTQELLKETDSACFVHAARQTYNRLAQSIESLQSFSLSADPSFRHFQLDVSRELKLLTDLNFIQAPLAPVIDTQRTLAYDQLFLCWRLPQESSPAWHYSVEYRRRGVVPGGGTRAGLRGGLAGARWGWQRLDEVSGTSAVINRLEMDSVYVLRVRGCNKAGFGEYSEEVYLHTPPAPASLSVFFLFFFCQPFMLAFLFSFLCLSHIHQVVLLPQNLVFVMYFVMRLYLSHTITCYTEYHQSTSKFGNCGSRQMTKVSMKSAIWTNIHIKLLKRVRFNECKLMFVVHFLCP is encoded by the exons ATGGCGCCCAAATACCAGGTGAAG TCTAACATGAAGAGCATGGAGCGGGAACTCCAGTGTCCAGTGTGTAAGGACATCGTGAAGCAGCCGGTGGTGCTTCCTTGCCAGCACagcgtgtgtttgctgtgtgcgTCTGAGGTGCTGGTGCAGAGCGGCTATCCTCAGCCCGAGCTGCCCCCGGAGCCCCACTCTCCCGCttccacaccacacacacgctcgcCGCGCCAGGCCCACCGGTCTGTAGATCGCCCATTGCGTCCTG GTTTTGGGACATATCCAGGGCGCAGGCGCAAGGAGGCCTCGACCCAGATCATGCTCTTCCCTTGTGTGCCCTGTGGTCGAGATGTGGAACTGGGTGAGAGAGGACTGGTGGACTGTATGAGGAACCTCACACTGGAGCGCATAGTGGAAAG GTACAGGCACACAGTAAGTCTGGGCAGCGTGGCAGTGATGTGTCAGTTCTGTAAGTCTCCTCAGACTATGGAGGCCACTAAAGGCTGTGCTGACTGCAGGGCGAGTTTCTGTAACGAGTGCTTTAAGCTCTACCACCCGTGGGGTACTCCGCGCGCCCAGCACGAGCATGTACAACCCACACTCAACTTCAGACCCAAG gtgTTGACATGCACAGAGCATGATCAGGAAAAGTTACAGTTCTACTGTAAAACGTGCCAAAGGCTCCTCTGCTCCCTCTGTAAGCTGCGTCGGGCTCATGCAGGTCACAAAATTGTGCCTGTTAGCCAGGCATACCAGGCACTCAAG gaaaaAATCAGCAAGGAGCTAAACTACATCCTCTCCAATCAGGCTACAGTCCTGACTCAAATCACACAGCTGGAGAATGCCATCACCCAGACTGAG gtgaacAGTGTAGCAGCCCGTGAACAgctctctcagtgtgtgaggGAGTTGACAGCTCTACTCTCAGAGCGGCAGGTCATCCTGGCTCAGGCCCTGGAAAACTCACGCCAGAGGCGGAGCGATGCTTTAGCCAGTCAGGTAGCAGAGAGGCGCAGCTTGTTGGAACATGCTGGCCTGATGGCATTTACCCAGGAGCTGCTGAAAGAGACAGATTCAGCCTGCTTTGTACATGCAGCCAGGCAAACATATAACAG gCTGGCCCAGTCTATTGAGTCCCTGcagagtttctctctctctgctgatcCCTCATTCAGACACTTTCAACTGGACGTCTCCAGAGAGCTTAAACTTCTCACTGACCTAAACTTTATTCAAG CCCCTTTAGCCCCTGTGATTGACACCCAGCGCACTCTGGCCTACGATCAGCTCTTCCTGTGCTGGCGACTGCCGCAGGAGTCCTCCCCCGCCTGGCACTATTCTGTGGAGTATCGTCGCCGGGGCGTGGTGCCAGGGGGCGGGACGAGAGCTGGCCTCCGCGGGGGGTTGGCTGGAGCCCGCTGGGGCTGGCAGCGATTAGACGAGGTGAGCGGGACCAGTGCTGTGATCAACAGGCTGGAGATGGACAGCGTGTACGTTCTCAGAGTGAGGGGCTGCAATAAAGCTGGTTTTGGAGAGTACAGCGAAGAAGTGTACTTACACACTCCACCAGCTCCAg CtagtctttctgttttttttttgttttttttctgtcagccATTTATGCTTgcttttttgttctcttttctgTGTCTGAGCCATATCCACCAAGTTGTCTTACTTCCTCAGAACCTTGTCTTTGTGATGTATTTTGTTATGAGATTATATTTGTCCCATACAATTACCTGCTACACTGAGTACCACCAAAGTACCTCCAAATTTGGTAATTGTGGAAGTCGACAGATGACAAAAGTAAGCATGAAGTCTGCTATCTGGacaaatattcatattaaacTGCTAAAACGAGTAAGATTTAATGAATGCAAACTTATGTTTGTAGTACATTTCCTTTGCCCCTGA
- the trim46b gene encoding tripartite motif-containing 46b isoform X5: MAPKYQVKSNMKSMERELQCPVCKDIVKQPVVLPCQHSVCLLCASEVLVQSGYPQPELPPEPHSPASTPHTRSPRQAHRSVDRPLRPGFGTYPGRRRKEASTQIMLFPCVPCGRDVELGERGLVDCMRNLTLERIVERYRHTVSLGSVAVMCQFCKSPQTMEATKGCADCRASFCNECFKLYHPWGTPRAQHEHVQPTLNFRPKVLTCTEHDQEKLQFYCKTCQRLLCSLCKLRRAHAGHKIVPVSQAYQALKEKISKELNYILSNQATVLTQITQLENAITQTEVNSVAAREQLSQCVRELTALLSERQVILAQALENSRQRRSDALASQVAERRSLLEHAGLMAFTQELLKETDSACFVHAARQTYNRLAQSIESLQSFSLSADPSFRHFQLDVSRELKLLTDLNFIQAPLAPVIDTQRTLAYDQLFLCWRLPQESSPAWHYSVEYRRRGVVPGGGTRAGLRGGLAGARWGWQRLDEVSGTSAVINRLEMDSVYVLRVRGCNKAGFGEYSEEVYLHTPPAPVFLFFFCFFSVSHLCLLFCSLFCV, translated from the exons ATGGCGCCCAAATACCAGGTGAAG TCTAACATGAAGAGCATGGAGCGGGAACTCCAGTGTCCAGTGTGTAAGGACATCGTGAAGCAGCCGGTGGTGCTTCCTTGCCAGCACagcgtgtgtttgctgtgtgcgTCTGAGGTGCTGGTGCAGAGCGGCTATCCTCAGCCCGAGCTGCCCCCGGAGCCCCACTCTCCCGCttccacaccacacacacgctcgcCGCGCCAGGCCCACCGGTCTGTAGATCGCCCATTGCGTCCTG GTTTTGGGACATATCCAGGGCGCAGGCGCAAGGAGGCCTCGACCCAGATCATGCTCTTCCCTTGTGTGCCCTGTGGTCGAGATGTGGAACTGGGTGAGAGAGGACTGGTGGACTGTATGAGGAACCTCACACTGGAGCGCATAGTGGAAAG GTACAGGCACACAGTAAGTCTGGGCAGCGTGGCAGTGATGTGTCAGTTCTGTAAGTCTCCTCAGACTATGGAGGCCACTAAAGGCTGTGCTGACTGCAGGGCGAGTTTCTGTAACGAGTGCTTTAAGCTCTACCACCCGTGGGGTACTCCGCGCGCCCAGCACGAGCATGTACAACCCACACTCAACTTCAGACCCAAG gtgTTGACATGCACAGAGCATGATCAGGAAAAGTTACAGTTCTACTGTAAAACGTGCCAAAGGCTCCTCTGCTCCCTCTGTAAGCTGCGTCGGGCTCATGCAGGTCACAAAATTGTGCCTGTTAGCCAGGCATACCAGGCACTCAAG gaaaaAATCAGCAAGGAGCTAAACTACATCCTCTCCAATCAGGCTACAGTCCTGACTCAAATCACACAGCTGGAGAATGCCATCACCCAGACTGAG gtgaacAGTGTAGCAGCCCGTGAACAgctctctcagtgtgtgaggGAGTTGACAGCTCTACTCTCAGAGCGGCAGGTCATCCTGGCTCAGGCCCTGGAAAACTCACGCCAGAGGCGGAGCGATGCTTTAGCCAGTCAGGTAGCAGAGAGGCGCAGCTTGTTGGAACATGCTGGCCTGATGGCATTTACCCAGGAGCTGCTGAAAGAGACAGATTCAGCCTGCTTTGTACATGCAGCCAGGCAAACATATAACAG gCTGGCCCAGTCTATTGAGTCCCTGcagagtttctctctctctgctgatcCCTCATTCAGACACTTTCAACTGGACGTCTCCAGAGAGCTTAAACTTCTCACTGACCTAAACTTTATTCAAG CCCCTTTAGCCCCTGTGATTGACACCCAGCGCACTCTGGCCTACGATCAGCTCTTCCTGTGCTGGCGACTGCCGCAGGAGTCCTCCCCCGCCTGGCACTATTCTGTGGAGTATCGTCGCCGGGGCGTGGTGCCAGGGGGCGGGACGAGAGCTGGCCTCCGCGGGGGGTTGGCTGGAGCCCGCTGGGGCTGGCAGCGATTAGACGAGGTGAGCGGGACCAGTGCTGTGATCAACAGGCTGGAGATGGACAGCGTGTACGTTCTCAGAGTGAGGGGCTGCAATAAAGCTGGTTTTGGAGAGTACAGCGAAGAAGTGTACTTACACACTCCACCAGCTCCAg tctttctgttttttttttgttttttttctgtcagccATTTATGCTTgcttttttgttctcttttctgTGTCTGA
- the trim46b gene encoding tripartite motif-containing 46b isoform X4 has protein sequence MAPKYQVKSNMKSMERELQCPVCKDIVKQPVVLPCQHSVCLLCASEVLVQSGYPQPELPPEPHSPASTPHTRSPRQAHRSVDRPLRPGFGTYPGRRRKEASTQIMLFPCVPCGRDVELGERGLVDCMRNLTLERIVERYRHTVSLGSVAVMCQFCKSPQTMEATKGCADCRASFCNECFKLYHPWGTPRAQHEHVQPTLNFRPKVLTCTEHDQEKLQFYCKTCQRLLCSLCKLRRAHAGHKIVPVSQAYQALKEKISKELNYILSNQATVLTQITQLENAITQTEVNSVAAREQLSQCVRELTALLSERQVILAQALENSRQRRSDALASQVAERRSLLEHAGLMAFTQELLKETDSACFVHAARQTYNRLAQSIESLQSFSLSADPSFRHFQLDVSRELKLLTDLNFIQAPLAPVIDTQRTLAYDQLFLCWRLPQESSPAWHYSVEYRRRGVVPGGGTRAGLRGGLAGARWGWQRLDEVSGTSAVINRLEMDSVYVLRVRGCNKAGFGEYSEEVYLHTPPAPAIYACFFVLFSVSEPYPPSCLTSSEPCLCDVFCYEIIFVPYNYLLH, from the exons ATGGCGCCCAAATACCAGGTGAAG TCTAACATGAAGAGCATGGAGCGGGAACTCCAGTGTCCAGTGTGTAAGGACATCGTGAAGCAGCCGGTGGTGCTTCCTTGCCAGCACagcgtgtgtttgctgtgtgcgTCTGAGGTGCTGGTGCAGAGCGGCTATCCTCAGCCCGAGCTGCCCCCGGAGCCCCACTCTCCCGCttccacaccacacacacgctcgcCGCGCCAGGCCCACCGGTCTGTAGATCGCCCATTGCGTCCTG GTTTTGGGACATATCCAGGGCGCAGGCGCAAGGAGGCCTCGACCCAGATCATGCTCTTCCCTTGTGTGCCCTGTGGTCGAGATGTGGAACTGGGTGAGAGAGGACTGGTGGACTGTATGAGGAACCTCACACTGGAGCGCATAGTGGAAAG GTACAGGCACACAGTAAGTCTGGGCAGCGTGGCAGTGATGTGTCAGTTCTGTAAGTCTCCTCAGACTATGGAGGCCACTAAAGGCTGTGCTGACTGCAGGGCGAGTTTCTGTAACGAGTGCTTTAAGCTCTACCACCCGTGGGGTACTCCGCGCGCCCAGCACGAGCATGTACAACCCACACTCAACTTCAGACCCAAG gtgTTGACATGCACAGAGCATGATCAGGAAAAGTTACAGTTCTACTGTAAAACGTGCCAAAGGCTCCTCTGCTCCCTCTGTAAGCTGCGTCGGGCTCATGCAGGTCACAAAATTGTGCCTGTTAGCCAGGCATACCAGGCACTCAAG gaaaaAATCAGCAAGGAGCTAAACTACATCCTCTCCAATCAGGCTACAGTCCTGACTCAAATCACACAGCTGGAGAATGCCATCACCCAGACTGAG gtgaacAGTGTAGCAGCCCGTGAACAgctctctcagtgtgtgaggGAGTTGACAGCTCTACTCTCAGAGCGGCAGGTCATCCTGGCTCAGGCCCTGGAAAACTCACGCCAGAGGCGGAGCGATGCTTTAGCCAGTCAGGTAGCAGAGAGGCGCAGCTTGTTGGAACATGCTGGCCTGATGGCATTTACCCAGGAGCTGCTGAAAGAGACAGATTCAGCCTGCTTTGTACATGCAGCCAGGCAAACATATAACAG gCTGGCCCAGTCTATTGAGTCCCTGcagagtttctctctctctgctgatcCCTCATTCAGACACTTTCAACTGGACGTCTCCAGAGAGCTTAAACTTCTCACTGACCTAAACTTTATTCAAG CCCCTTTAGCCCCTGTGATTGACACCCAGCGCACTCTGGCCTACGATCAGCTCTTCCTGTGCTGGCGACTGCCGCAGGAGTCCTCCCCCGCCTGGCACTATTCTGTGGAGTATCGTCGCCGGGGCGTGGTGCCAGGGGGCGGGACGAGAGCTGGCCTCCGCGGGGGGTTGGCTGGAGCCCGCTGGGGCTGGCAGCGATTAGACGAGGTGAGCGGGACCAGTGCTGTGATCAACAGGCTGGAGATGGACAGCGTGTACGTTCTCAGAGTGAGGGGCTGCAATAAAGCTGGTTTTGGAGAGTACAGCGAAGAAGTGTACTTACACACTCCACCAGCTCCAg ccATTTATGCTTgcttttttgttctcttttctgTGTCTGAGCCATATCCACCAAGTTGTCTTACTTCCTCAGAACCTTGTCTTTGTGATGTATTTTGTTATGAGATTATATTTGTCCCATACAATTACCTGCTACACTGA